A region from the Lentimonas sp. CC4 genome encodes:
- a CDS encoding helix-hairpin-helix domain-containing protein, with product MLPLKKKKKVDYEALNSPLMRIPRMDVAVARNFIDIGIREIYELQGRAPEVLFEEAKRRSDSIPDDRIRYFRMAVYYAESPEPDNSKLHPDEWN from the coding sequence ATGCTCCCGCTAAAGAAGAAAAAGAAAGTCGATTATGAAGCGCTCAATTCGCCTTTGATGCGCATCCCGCGCATGGATGTCGCTGTCGCACGCAACTTCATCGACATCGGCATCCGGGAGATTTACGAGCTCCAAGGGCGCGCGCCCGAGGTGCTATTCGAAGAGGCAAAGCGTAGAAGCGACAGCATCCCCGACGACCGTATCCGCTATTTCCGCATGGCGGTTTACTACGCGGAGAGCCCCGAACCTGATAATTCAAAGCTGCATCCCGATGAGTGGAACTAG
- a CDS encoding LON peptidase substrate-binding domain-containing protein, with translation MSGTRPTPPKKIIQLPVMIDDVEIPQEVPVMTLSGAVLFPQAMMPLFIFEPRYKTMLTDVLANDRIFAVATLDERSEGSADSETPYSVAGIGVVRACKQNPDGSSNLVLQGLARVELESISDEAPYRKAQIRQILSEPGGSEDSIATSQSRLLSLIQTQRRLGAGIPKEVVQFLSNINEPENALDLAIYTLCSSATLKQELLETRGVLPRYKKFAAYLQSEIERLKLDIKLKGKLDDKNIGHN, from the coding sequence ATGAGTGGAACTAGACCGACACCACCGAAAAAAATAATACAACTGCCCGTCATGATTGACGACGTGGAGATCCCTCAAGAAGTCCCCGTCATGACGCTCAGCGGTGCCGTGCTGTTTCCGCAAGCGATGATGCCGCTATTTATTTTCGAGCCACGCTACAAGACGATGCTCACCGATGTTCTGGCAAATGACCGTATTTTTGCCGTCGCCACGCTCGACGAACGCAGCGAAGGCTCCGCAGACTCGGAGACGCCCTACTCTGTCGCTGGCATCGGTGTGGTGCGCGCATGTAAACAGAACCCTGACGGCAGCTCAAACCTCGTGCTACAGGGACTTGCACGTGTCGAATTAGAATCTATCAGCGACGAAGCGCCTTACCGCAAGGCACAGATCCGCCAAATCCTGAGCGAACCCGGCGGTTCTGAAGACAGTATCGCCACCAGTCAAAGCCGACTCCTGAGTTTAATCCAAACACAGAGGCGACTCGGAGCAGGTATTCCCAAAGAAGTCGTCCAATTCTTAAGTAACATCAACGAACCAGAGAACGCACTGGATCTCGCGATTTACACGCTTTGCTCCTCCGCTACACTCAAGCAAGAGCTACTTGAAACACGCGGCGTCCTGCCCCGCTACAAAAAATTCGCCGCCTACCTGCAATCCGAAATCGAGCGTCTCAAACTCGACATCAAATTAAAAGGTAAGCTCGACGACAAAAACATCGGACACAATTAG